A genomic segment from Spinacia oleracea cultivar Varoflay chromosome 3, BTI_SOV_V1, whole genome shotgun sequence encodes:
- the LOC110791751 gene encoding protein MIZU-KUSSEI 1-like — protein sequence MPSYRSMGPTHIATNVTTVECHKQVRSWRLLRAIMELLIPTCNCTFIQEQSNNRHHQTTTNHQPRPKKPTHSRTSSSSSSSSSSSSSSSSSSSSSILTGTMFGYKKGKVKFCIQSDSNSETPILLLELAVPTKVLAREMRGGLLRIALESSTTTATHPPPSSSSSALLEMPVWRMYFNGRRVGFAVRRRPSTADMAVLKNMKEVEVGAGVVSGKEIGCEEDDIMYLRGNFESVRGSSDAQSFHLIDPDGNINQDLSIFFLRSK from the coding sequence atgcctTCATACCGGAGCATGGGTCCAACACACATCGCCACCAACGTCACCACCGTCGAATGCCACAAACAAGTCCGATCATGGCGGCTCCTCCGTGCCATCATGGAACTCCTCATCCCCACCTGCAATTGCACCTTCATCCAAGAACAATCCAATAACCGCCACCACCAAACTACAACAAACCACCAACCACGGCCTAAAAAACCCACTCATTCAAGAACCTCCTCCTCATCTtcctcttcatcatcatcatcatcatcatcttcttcatcttcatcttcatctatTCTTACAGGAACCATGTTTGGTTACAAAAAGGGTAAAGTGAAGTTCTGCATTCAATCAGACTCAAACTCAGAAACCCCAATCCTCCTATTAGAGTTAGCTGTCCCCACCAAAGTTTTAGCCCGGGAAATGCGGGGCGGGTTGTTAAGGATAGCCTTAGAAtcctccaccaccaccgccactcATCCTCCGCCGTCGTCGTCGTCTTCCGCCCTACTAGAAATGCCGGTGTGGAGAATGTACTTCAACGGAAGAAGGGTGGGTTTCGCTGTACGACGGCGGCCGTCGACGGCGGACATGGCGGTGTTGAAGAATATGAAGGAGGTGGAGGTGGGTGCCGGAGTTGTTAGTGGCAAAGAGATCGGGTGTGAAGAAGATGATATTATGTATTTGAGGGGGAATTTTGAGAGTGTTCGTGGATCGTCTGATGCTCAATCTTTTCACTTAATTGATCCTGATGGTAATATCAATCAAGATCTTAGCATCTTTTTTCTTCGTTCGAAATGA